The Stenotrophomonas sp. NA06056 genome segment TCCGCGCACGCTGGCGATGTCCGAATACGCCGACCTGGATGTATCGGCCATCGACGAACTGCCACCGGGCCGCACACCGGTACAGACCGTTGCATTGAACAACGATCGTCGCCCCGAGCTGATCGAGCGCATCGCCCTGGCCTGCCAGGAAGGGCGTCAGGTCTATTGGGTGTGCACACTCATCGAAGAAAGTGAAGAACTGGATGCCACGCCCGCGCAAGCCACCTACGAATCGCTGCAGGCGCTGCTGCCCGGCGTGCGCGTGGGGCTGGTGCATGGCCGGCTGAAAGCGGCCGAGAAGCTGGCAACGATGGTCGCGTTCAAGGCCGGCGACATCGACCTGCTGGTGGCGACCACGGTGATCGAAGTGGGCGTGGACGTGCCCAACGCCTCGCTGATGGTGATCGAGAATGCCGAGCGCCTGGGCCTGGCCCAGCTGCATCAGCTGCGTGGCCGCGTCGGCCGTGGTTCGGCGGTGTCGCGCTGCGTGCTGCTGTACCAGGCACCGCTTTCGCAGATGGCGCGCGAACGCCTGCAGACCATGCGCGAAACCAACGACGGTTTCGTCATCGCCGAGAAGGATCTGGAACTGCGCGGTCCCGGCGAACTGCTGGGCACCCGCCAGACCGGCCTGGCCGGTTTCCGCATTGCCGATCTGGCCCGCGATGCGGGTTTGCTGCCGGGCGTGCATGAACTGGCCGAACGCCTGTTGGCGCAGCAACCGGCGCTTGCAGATCGCGTGGTGCAGCGCTGGATCGGCACGGCCGTGCGTTACGCCTCGGCCTGATCCCTGTAGAGCCGAGCCCATGCTCGGCTGCCGTTCGCGCTGCGCGCGTGCATCGAGCATGGATCGCCCCTACAAAAGCCTATCCACGCATGGCATGGATCTACTGGTATCTGCTAGACGGCAGTCAACTGCGTCCCCATGTATTCGGACAAACCACGGCAGGCCAGCAGCAGTCCTTCGCGGATGTCATCGCCTATCTGCTGCACTTCTTCGCCGTCCACGCGCACGCGCTCACTGGCGTGCAGCATCTCCAGCAGCATGATCAGCCCGGCATTGGCGCGGTCGATGCGGGCCAGCGCCACACGTTGCCCCGGCGTATGCCACCGGCTTGGCCACGGCTGACCGTCGGCACCTTCGCCCTGACGGATGCGCCTGAGGCAACCCAGCAAGGTGAAGCCGTCATCCGCAGGTGCGCTCGCAGGGGCGGCGAGGGTGGTTTCCAGGGCCTGCGCCAGTTCATCGGGGATGCTGGCGGCGGCGTCGCCGAGCGTGGCGAACAGGAAGGGATAGCGGGATGCGGTCATGTCGGCAGTCCTTGTGCGCAAGGCAAGAGGCCACCCACGCGAAGGCGAGGGTGGCGGGCGGTGAGTGGTTGCAATACCGGTGACTGCCTCAAGAACGCCGGCGGGCGCGAAGCCCCCACGCACCGCCCGCCATAAAACGCACGGACGGATTGCCTGCCGGACGCCACGCAGGAACACGCGCGCAACGCCGGCAGGCAAGCGTAAACAACAAGGCAGTCAAACGGGATTGCAAGCCCGTGCCATCCGTTGTCGATGGCCTCTCATGATGTCCACGACAGCCCCCGTCGCTTCAATCAGAATCATTGGAAAAATCGAAAACGCTGCAGTTGCAGCGTGGCCCTGCGAGGCGGGCTGATTACGTCATTGTTCTCGATCCTTCCGACATCCATCCACGCATGGCGTGGATCTACCAATTCCATTTCCATCGATTCCGTCAATTGCATTTCCAGAAATCCGGCAGCCGCACGTAACCTGTCGAAGGCGGGGTGGGTCCGGTGGTGGGGGTGTCCGCGGCATGGATGCCGCGGCCAAGCCCCCAGGGATGGGTTCACGGCGTCCCCCGCAACCGGACCCATCCCGCCACCCCAAGGAATGCCAGCTTTTGCCGTTGCCGTTGCTCCTGCCCTTGCGGGTGCAGGGCGCCGCCCTGCCGAACCCGAACCCCCATACTTGCAACGGTCATCTTCCCGGTCCACACTTCGTTGCCGATCTGAAGACGGCAACGATGACCAAGAAGATCCCGCTGTTGATCGATACCGACCCCGGTGTCGACGACGCACTGGCCCTGCTGATGGCCTTCGCCGATGAACGGCATGACGTGGTCGCCCTGACCATCGCCGCCGGCAACGTAGGCCTGCAGTACACCGTCCGCAACGCCCTCAAGCTCTGCGACATCGTCGGCCGCGCCGACGTGCCGGTGTTCGCCGGCAGCCCCGATCCGCTGCTGCATCCGTCCGTTGACGCCGCCCACGTGCATGGCCGCGATGGCTACGGCGACGTCGATCTGCCGCCGCCGAGCCGCCAGGCCGACGCCGAACATGCCGCATTGGCGATCCTGCGTCTGTCGCACGAACATGCCGGCGAACTGATGCTGGTGATGCTCGGCCCGCTGACCAACCTGGCGCTGGCGCTGAAGCTCGATCCGACCCTGCCACAGCGCATCAAGCGCATCGTGGTGATGGGCGGGGCAGTCACCTGCCACGGCAACATCACCCCGGCAGCCGAATTCAACATCGCCTTCGATCCGGAAGCGGCGCACGTGGTGTTCACCTCGTTCAAGCACCTGCTGGTGTCGGACTGGGAAGCCACCGTTGCCCACGGCCTGCCGCTGACCGAAGCCGAGCAGTGGCTGGGCGCCGATTCCGATCGCGCGCGCTTCTACGAGCTGATCTCGCGCAAGACCCGTGGCCTGTCCGAAGACAGCAAGGGCGGCCGTTGGTACACCGCCGATGCGCTGGCCATGGCCTGGGCGCTGAACCCGGAAGGCCAGCTGCAGGTCGAGTCGCGGCCGCTGAATGTGGAGCTGAACGGCACGTTCAGCCGTGGCGCCACCATCGTCGACTGGAACCGCCAGACCGGCCAGCCGGACAACTGCGATCTGCTGATGGCCTACGACCAGGGGCGTTTCGAGGCCCTGGTACGCCAGGCCCTGGGCGCAGGCTGAGGCCAGTTCCCCCGCACTGGTTGCCCCGGGCGGCAACCAGTGCTTATAATGCCGCTCTTGACCACCAGCCCATTTACGGTGTGAGCCCATGAAGGCCGATATCCATCCGAACTACCGCGACGTCGTCTTCCATGACGTCACCTCCGATTTCAAGATCCTGACCCGCTCGACCATGGCGACGAAGGAAACCATCAAGTGGGAAGACGGCAACGACTACCCGCTGGTGAAGGTTGAAATTTCCTCGGCTTCGCATCCGTTCTACACGGGCAAGCACAAGGTCATCGACACCTCGGGCCGTATCGACAAGTTCCAGAAGCGCTACGCGCGCTGATACGTCGTACCCGGTTCGAACCGACGGCCGCGCTCTGCGCGGCCGTTTGTTTTTGTCCAGCGCCTACCCAACGGGCGTTTGGATGGACGGAACACTGCGTCCTTGTGACACCGCTTTTGCCGATCCGGGCCGCTTGCTGGCAGGGTGCCGGCTGCCTGTCGTCTACGACTTCTGTCTAGCGCCGGGGAAATGCTGCTGTGCGATAATGACCTGATCCCCGGCACAGGCCGAGGACGTCATTCACGTGCCTGACCAATGCGCTTGGGCAGGCGCCTTCCCATGAAGGAGCGCACACAGTGTCCGATCTTGATCAGGTCACGCTCAACGCCGGCGATACGTCGGTCGTTCTGCCCGTCATCAAACCCACCCTCGGCAACGACTGCGTCGACATCGCGAAGCTGACCAAGGAAACGGGGTATTTCACCTACGATTCCGGTTTCACCGCGACGGCCAGCTGCAAGTCCGCCATCACCTACATCGACGGCGACAAGGGCGTGCTGCTGTATCGCGGTTACCCGATCGAGCAGCTGTCGGAGAAGTCGAGCTACGTCGAAGTGGCCTACCTGCTGATCAACGGCGAGCGCCCGAGCGCCGAGCAGCTGAAGGCCTTCACCGACGAGCTGGCGGCCGAAG includes the following:
- a CDS encoding type B 50S ribosomal protein L31, which encodes MKADIHPNYRDVVFHDVTSDFKILTRSTMATKETIKWEDGNDYPLVKVEISSASHPFYTGKHKVIDTSGRIDKFQKRYAR
- a CDS encoding nucleoside hydrolase; protein product: MTKKIPLLIDTDPGVDDALALLMAFADERHDVVALTIAAGNVGLQYTVRNALKLCDIVGRADVPVFAGSPDPLLHPSVDAAHVHGRDGYGDVDLPPPSRQADAEHAALAILRLSHEHAGELMLVMLGPLTNLALALKLDPTLPQRIKRIVVMGGAVTCHGNITPAAEFNIAFDPEAAHVVFTSFKHLLVSDWEATVAHGLPLTEAEQWLGADSDRARFYELISRKTRGLSEDSKGGRWYTADALAMAWALNPEGQLQVESRPLNVELNGTFSRGATIVDWNRQTGQPDNCDLLMAYDQGRFEALVRQALGAG